In one Oryza glaberrima chromosome 2, OglaRS2, whole genome shotgun sequence genomic region, the following are encoded:
- the LOC127764777 gene encoding probable purine permease 11 isoform X1 translates to MSNPGRVSLCITEEEDEVQPYSSKAATSSTHEVPIQNSPVKSWQWWLMVGVNMFFLIAGQTASTLLGRFYYNQGGNSKWMSTFVQTAGFPVLFIALFLFRSKTSSTQTVTSSPAPTISIPKITLIYVVLGLIIAADDLMYSYGLLYLPVSTYSLICASQLAFNAVFSYFLNAQKFTPLIFNSVVLLTFSASLLGVDENSQGTTSISHGKYILGFLLTLGASATYSLILSLMQVTFEKVIKRETFSVVLNMQIYTALVATLASLVGLFASGEWMTLQGEMHAFQSGKLSYVMTLLWTAISWQVASVGVVGLIFVVSSLFSNVISTLALPIIPVFAVIFFHDKMDGVKIIAMLMAIWGFMSYGHQLYVDGKKGRKTTVSVEETS, encoded by the exons ATGAGCAACCCAGGCCGAGTGTCCCTGTGCATcacggaggaggaagacgaggtgCAGCCGT ATTCATCCAAAGCTGCAACTTCGTCAACTCATGAAGTACCTATACAGAACTCTCCTGTCAAGAGTTGGCAATGGTGGCTGATGGTGGGAGTTaacatgttcttcctcattgccggtcagaccgcatcTACACTTCTTGGGAGGTTCTACTACAATCAAGGCGGCAATAGCAAGTGGATGTCCACATTCGTCCAAACTGCTGGCTTTCCGGTTTTGTTCATTGCCCTATTTCTTTTCCGTTCAAAGACATCTTCTACACAAACAGTCACTAGTAGTCCTGCCCCTACAATTTCTATCCCCAAAATTACTCTGATATATGTTGTCCTGGGCCTCATCATTGCTGCAGACGACTTGATGTATTCCTATGGCCTACTATATCTTCCGGTCTCAACATATTCGCTCATCTGTGCTAGTCAGCTTGCCTTCAATGCTGTCTTCTCATATTTCCTCAATGCTCAAAAATTCACCCCTCTGATTTTCAATTCCGTAGTCCTCCTTACGTTTTCTGCTTCACTCCTTGGAGTTGATGAAAATTCTCAGGGAACTACTAGTATATCACATGGGAAGTACATTTTGGGTTTCCTGTTGACACTAGGGGCATCAGCTACATACTCGCTCATTCTCTCCCTGATGCAAGTCACATTTGAGAAGGTTATTAAGAGGGAGACCTTCTCAGTCGTGTTGAACATGCAGATATATACAGCTCTCGTGGCAACATTGGCTTCTCTTGTTGGGTTATTTGCAAGTGGTGAATGGATGACTTTACAAGGAGAGATGCATGCATTCCAGTCTGGGAAGCTGTCATATGTAATGACACTGCTGTGGACGGCTATATCTTGGCAGGTAGCATCAGTTGGAGTGGTGGGATTGATCTTTGTGGTGTCATCGCTGTTTTCAAATGTGATAAGCACCCTAGCTCTACCCATCATTCCTGTTTTTGCTGTGATTTTCTTTCATGACAAGATGGATGGAGTAAAGATTATAGCTATGCTGATGGCCATTTGGGGATTTATGTCATATGGCCACCAATTATATGTTGATGGCAAGAAAGGTAGAAAGACTACAGTCAGTGTAGAGGAAACTTCCTAA
- the LOC127761267 gene encoding uncharacterized protein LOC127761267, producing MAAAAAYPTAATLPPRRAPPPSLRPSPPLSWSASIAHLALSPPPVPSNRASLVVRAAWTRRSRKEAEERPNRKSWKQRTDMYMRPFLLNVFFSKRFVHAKVVHRGTSKVISVASTNAKDLRTTLPSLVDDNACRTIGRLIAERSMDADVFAMSYEPKKNERIEGKLGIVVDTIKEHGIIFV from the coding sequence atggccgccgccgccgcgtaccccaccgccgccactctcCCCCCGCGCCGCGCACCTCCGCCCTCtctccggccgtcgccgccgctctcgtggtccgcctccatcgcccacctcgcgctctcgccgccgcccgtgcccAGCAACCGCGCGTCCCTGGTGGTGCGCGCGGCGTGGACGCGGCGGTCGCggaaggaggcggaggagaggccCAACCGCAAGTCGTGGAAGCAGCGCACGGACATGTACATGCGGCCGTTCCTGCTCAACGTCTTCTTCTCCAAGCGCTTCGTCCACGCCAAGGTCGTGCACAGGGGCACCAGCAAGGTCATCTCCGTCGCCAGCACCAACGCCAAGGACCTCAGGACCACGCTGCCCTCCCTCGTCGACGACAACGCCTGCAGGACCATCGGCCGCCTCATCGCCGAGAGGTCCATGGACGCCGACGTCTTCGCCATGTCCTACGAGCCCAAGAAGAACGAGAGGATCGAGGGGAAGCTTGGCATCGTCGTCGACACTATTAAGGAGCACGGCATTATATTTGTTTAG
- the LOC127761842 gene encoding putative invertase inhibitor encodes MRRLLVPVLLLMLGLSTCESSVLQDTCKSVAAGHKYVTYNDCIKAFQADSASATAADARGLAAIAARIAEKAANATSARIAALRAAEKDARRQDRLGVCAEVYSDAVDQLGEAAEDIARGGDEATQDAVTQLSGALDAPGTCEDAFGEADDASPLAPEDAEFAKLATIALAVAASLSPPPSTPATMD; translated from the coding sequence ATGAGGCGTCTGCTCGTCCCGGTGCTCCTCCTCATGCTCGGATTGTCTACCTGCGAGTCCTCCGTGTTGCAGGACACATGCAagtccgtcgccgccggccacaagTACGTCACCTACAACGACTGCATCAAGGCCTTCCAGGCCGACAGCGCCAGCGCCACCGCGGCCGACgcgcgcggcctcgccgccatcgcggcCAGGATCGCGGAGAAGGCCGCCAACGCCACGTCCGCGCGCATCGCCGCGCTGAGAGCCGCGGAGAAGGACGCGAGGAGGCAGGACCGCCTCGGCGTGTGCGCGGAGGTGTACTCGGACGCCGTGGACcagctcggggaggccgccgaggACATCGCCAGGGGCGGGGACGAGGCCACCCAGGACGCGGTGACGCAGCTCAGCGGGGCGCTGGACGCGCCAGGGACGTGCGAGGACGCGTtcggcgaggccgacgacgcGTCGCCGCTGGCCCCGGAGGACGCCGAGTTCGCGAAGCTGGCGACcatcgccctcgccgtcgctgcgtccctctcgccgccgccatcgacacCGGCAACCATGGATTGA
- the LOC127761226 gene encoding uncharacterized protein LOC127761226 produces MGMRCKKHPYQAGGGVCATCLNDRLLALAAPQNGASSSPPPPAAPPAAAAPAFPRSVSPYVSRRKSDSSGGGGGGALKHHPSLLFFRTPQVGPAYGSSGGLEEGDIGYEKRRAGKFSVIATLFGHHHHRHRSEEKDKGGDNRESRNRSWLAGFMPRRRKKQPPAPAAAAAASSPPPRRSCRVVSNRGLSPERDCDGSDEESSSPTDPPWQPSPSPMRRTPCRRRQTSTMPSGFAVCLSPLVRPSPGRRHRHAHPPDPGTFSCELRPSPLHNLSSAASITRCRSRKLADGGRFR; encoded by the coding sequence ATGGGGATGAGGTGCAAGAAGCACCCGTaccaggcgggcggcggcgtctgcgCCACGTGCCTCAACGACCGCctgctcgcgctcgccgccccGCAGAAcggggcgtcgtcgtcgcctcctcctccggctgcgccaccggccgcggcggcgccggcgttccCGAGGTCGGTGTCGCCGTACGTGTCCCGCAGGAAGTCGGAttcctcgggcggcggcggcggcggcgcgcttaAGCATCATCCCAGCCTCCTCTTCTTCCGGACGCCGCAGGTCGGCCCCGCctacggcagcagcggcgggctCGAGGAGGGGGACATCGGGTACGAGAAGCGGCGCGCGGGGAAGTTCTCCGTCATCGCCACGCTcttcggccaccaccaccaccgtcacaGATCGGAGGAGAAGGACAAGGGAGGCGACAACAGGGAGAGCAGAAACCGTTCTTGGCTCGCCGGGTTCATGCCGCGCCGCCGGAAGAAGCAGCCGCCAGCgccagccgcagccgcagccgcctcgTCGCCCCCGCCTAGGCGCTCCTGCCGCGTGGTCAGCAACCGTGGGCTCTCGCCGGAGCGGGACTGCGACGGCAGCGACGAGGAGAGCAGCTCGCCGACTGATCCCCCATGGCAGCCATCTCCTTCACCGATGCGGAGGACCCCATGCCGGCGGCGCCAAACCAGCACCATGCCATCGGGCTTCGCCGTCTGCCTCAGCCCTCTCGTGCGGCCCAGCcccgggcgccgccaccgccacgcccaTCCGCCCGACCCAGGCACCTTCTCCTGCGAGCTACGGCCATCGCCGCTCCACaacctctcctccgccgcctccattaCTCGGTGCCGCTCCAGGAAGCTCGCCGACGGCGGACGCTTCCGGTGA
- the LOC127764777 gene encoding probable purine permease 11 isoform X2, with protein MAGDSGNNNNGNSDGGSNRDEEVQIQIADSSKAATSSTHEVPIQNSPVKSWQWWLMVGVNMFFLIAGQTASTLLGRFYYNQGGNSKWMSTFVQTAGFPVLFIALFLFRSKTSSTQTVTSSPAPTISIPKITLIYVVLGLIIAADDLMYSYGLLYLPVSTYSLICASQLAFNAVFSYFLNAQKFTPLIFNSVVLLTFSASLLGVDENSQGTTSISHGKYILGFLLTLGASATYSLILSLMQVTFEKVIKRETFSVVLNMQIYTALVATLASLVGLFASGEWMTLQGEMHAFQSGKLSYVMTLLWTAISWQVASVGVVGLIFVVSSLFSNVISTLALPIIPVFAVIFFHDKMDGVKIIAMLMAIWGFMSYGHQLYVDGKKGRKTTVSVEETS; from the exons ATGGCCGGTGACagcggcaacaacaacaacggcaACAGCGACGGCGGTAGCAACCGGGATGAGGAGGTCCAGATACAGATCGCAG ATTCATCCAAAGCTGCAACTTCGTCAACTCATGAAGTACCTATACAGAACTCTCCTGTCAAGAGTTGGCAATGGTGGCTGATGGTGGGAGTTaacatgttcttcctcattgccggtcagaccgcatcTACACTTCTTGGGAGGTTCTACTACAATCAAGGCGGCAATAGCAAGTGGATGTCCACATTCGTCCAAACTGCTGGCTTTCCGGTTTTGTTCATTGCCCTATTTCTTTTCCGTTCAAAGACATCTTCTACACAAACAGTCACTAGTAGTCCTGCCCCTACAATTTCTATCCCCAAAATTACTCTGATATATGTTGTCCTGGGCCTCATCATTGCTGCAGACGACTTGATGTATTCCTATGGCCTACTATATCTTCCGGTCTCAACATATTCGCTCATCTGTGCTAGTCAGCTTGCCTTCAATGCTGTCTTCTCATATTTCCTCAATGCTCAAAAATTCACCCCTCTGATTTTCAATTCCGTAGTCCTCCTTACGTTTTCTGCTTCACTCCTTGGAGTTGATGAAAATTCTCAGGGAACTACTAGTATATCACATGGGAAGTACATTTTGGGTTTCCTGTTGACACTAGGGGCATCAGCTACATACTCGCTCATTCTCTCCCTGATGCAAGTCACATTTGAGAAGGTTATTAAGAGGGAGACCTTCTCAGTCGTGTTGAACATGCAGATATATACAGCTCTCGTGGCAACATTGGCTTCTCTTGTTGGGTTATTTGCAAGTGGTGAATGGATGACTTTACAAGGAGAGATGCATGCATTCCAGTCTGGGAAGCTGTCATATGTAATGACACTGCTGTGGACGGCTATATCTTGGCAGGTAGCATCAGTTGGAGTGGTGGGATTGATCTTTGTGGTGTCATCGCTGTTTTCAAATGTGATAAGCACCCTAGCTCTACCCATCATTCCTGTTTTTGCTGTGATTTTCTTTCATGACAAGATGGATGGAGTAAAGATTATAGCTATGCTGATGGCCATTTGGGGATTTATGTCATATGGCCACCAATTATATGTTGATGGCAAGAAAGGTAGAAAGACTACAGTCAGTGTAGAGGAAACTTCCTAA